CCGGAGAGTGCCCTGTGCCTTGTCTTCACCGCCCAGCGTCCCCGAGCTCCCGCGCGTGGCCCAGTGGAGCAGCTTGCACCGAGGTCCCAGGGAGGAGGTACAGGCCATCTGGAGTTGGGAGAACCGGACCTCAAACCCAGAGTGGGTCAGAGCACCCTCCTCTCGGCCGGAAGTGGGTTCACGTCCCTGCCCGCAGGCTGGGGCCCAGCCGGGGAGTAAGGGGAGGTAGAGGCACGGTGGTGGGAGCCCACCTGCCTTCAGAGGACAACAGAAGGAAATCATAATCTCCACGAAGACAGGACCCTGAGAGGTGTCACGTTGGAAGGACTCGAGGAGGCTCTAACCGGTGCTCCGACGTCCATCTAACACTGGAGACCGTGAGGTTGGCCAGGATGGACTCGGGGGACTTCGGGGGGGTCCAAGTGGGGCTGCAAGCCGAGGAAACCCAGCATTAGCTGCTGACTCGGATCTGACTGCCCTTTCCCCCCAccattttaaataagtttttaatggtgttaaaacacacataaaatttaGCCATTCTAAGCAGCCAGTTTGGTGGCTTTAAGTACCTTCACACGGTTGGTGAAGGTACTTCATCTCCCGTCCCCACCGTCCATCTCCAGGATTCAGCATCTTCCAAACTGCAACTCTGTCCCTATGAAACAcggactccccacccccacccccagcccctggcgcccccccacccccgctctccctcccccaccgtcTCCTTCCTGTCCCTGAGCATATGACCCCTCAAGGGGCTTCATAGCTTTGATGCTTTCATGACTGGCTTATCTCACTCCCATTATGATATCCTAACATGGATGAATTTGTATCagattttccctcctttttaaagctagtattctgcctttttttttttttttttcttaatgtgagtttttgggacacctgggtggctcagtctgttgagtgtctggctcttgatctcagctcaggtcttgatatcagggtggtgagttcaagccccagttgGGTTCCGTGTTGGGCGTGGagctaaataagtaaataaaatttgagtTTTTATTAAAGTAATGGATGACATAGAAAATCCCaatagtaccaaaaaaaaaaaaaaaaaaaaccacacggAGAGAAGTAGGCACCCAAGTACCTCTCCCCAAAGGCAGTTGCCCCCAGCATCCTGCAGAAACTGCCTCGCCATGGCAGGTCACCCTGCACCTCCTGTGTTGGGGTGCCCCCACCGGCTGGCACAAGGTGGTTTCTGTGATAGGGCGATTGACAGGCATCCCCGCCTCTGTGCAAGGGGACTACCCCTGTATGGGTGATTTCCTGTGCACACGTACCTGCTGGCAATTCCCAGACGCAGGACTCCTCAGTCAAACCATCCTCCCTGGGGGGCTCCTGTCCACCCTGCCCCAGAGTTGCCCAGCTGCCAGCCCCCCAGCCTTCCCTGCACAGGTTCCCTGTTCCACTCCTGGACAGCAGCAGGGGGGGGTCCTCATCTGGGTTCCCCTGTGTGCTGAGAGTGACATTGGCCACAAGCTGCCAAAAGACATAGGCGTGGCTGAATTTGTCGCGAGTACTGCTGGAAACAGTCCAGAAATGTGGGAGGCTCCTGGCTAGGACCCTGTCCAGCCGGAACTCTAGGCCTTGGTCCCCCaccctgggctgggggcagggacctCGGCGTCTCACCCTCAGCTGCACTGACTCTGTCCAGGACTGCTCGGTCACTTCCTGGCTGGTCCCTGTGACCTTGAGTGTGTGGCTAGATTAAGGCTCCCAGAACCAGGACATGGCCGCATCACTCCCCTTCTTTCACCCCTAGATCATTTCTCCCTCCTTGACCCCCTGCCGCCCCCTCAGGGTCCTCCTGCTCTCAGacggtccccctcccccaccgccaccAGGACCCAACCCTGACCACACTGGTTGAGAACCTCCAGGGCAAGATACTCTAGGCCTCTCCCCAGACGGACATCAGAGGGGATTGTGTGCAGAAGACAGAAGGAGTACTCTCCCTGCTGAGGCCCTCGGCTTTTTTTTCAGCTGTACAGCAGGCCCCATCTGAGTGCAGGGATGTGGAGGGCTCAGAGGAgggtggtggctcagggaccctcTGTGCCCTGTGTCCTGGGCTGGCCTGACCACCACTCTCAGGCTGAGGTATGGCCATGACCATTCCCAGCAGCCCCGGGCTGAGGATGGAGCCAGGACCAAAGAGGGCCAAAGGGGGCTCTTCTCCACTCCCAGTGTAGCATGGGTCAGCATCAGGGTTCCGGGCCGAGGACCAAGACCTCCTCAGATACCTTCAGTAGACTCGTCTCACAAAGTGCCTCCCCTCTCTGCACCTCACTTTGGGCCTGCCCGCCCAGGGGAGCGTGCTGGGGAATGAGGGAGGCCGCAGTAAGGCAGGCGGCCCCcagaggggacctggggtgctcGGAGAGGGAAAGGATCAGTCACGGGCTCTAATCTCTGACCTGGGAGGCAGGGTTGTGATCCAGCCAGGCACAGACAGGAGGTAGGGAGAGGTTTCAGGAAGGGCCAAGAACCCGAGTACGTGACCTGGCGGGCTGTCATGGAAACAGGGGCTGCAGACACGACTGGGCAGCAGGAAGTAGCCACTTGGCCCATAGAGGCTTTCTGGGCTGGAcgggggctgagggaggggacTGCAGCCTGGAACTTCCTCCCCCATCTCGCCAGCCCAGCACCGGGACCTCGCGTGTCTAGGACTCTAGCCACAGGCCTTCTCAGCCCACACCGCGGGCCTGCCACAGGCttgtgggggcaggggctggttTATCTCCCTGGGTCCTGTCCACTCCTCCACTGGCAGTcaggaagctgggggtgggggtcagccaGGCAGGAAGCCTGAGGTCAGCGGCCACAGCCCAGAGCAGCTGGTGCCGAGCCTTGACAGCATGTGGGCACTTGCGCTGCTGTGGCCCATGGTGCTGGGGTTCAGCCTGGAAGATGACAGCCAGAACAGCCTCACCTACGACGAGATGGGCAGCGCGGCGGAAGATAATGGTGAGTGACCTCGGGCCCTGTCTTGGAACTGGGGGGAGGCCTAGAGTTGAGGAGTGGGAGACAGGGAATTGGGAGGGGGGGTCCTCCAGCCCAGTCCTGAGCCCACAGGGCTGGGGGTGTGTGTCCAGCTCTAACCTACCAAGCTGAGGGCTCCTGAGAGCTGGGCCTGGATGTAGctgcacccaccccccccccacggaAGCATCACGGGGCGGGGGCGGTGTAGGTGGAGGAAACGCCCAGACTCTCAACACCTGTATCCCCTTTCCCCCAGATGGCACACTGGGGCCCTTCACCGGGCCCCAGGAGGAGACCCCTCACTCCCCTCATCTGCGCAGCTTCCCGGGTCAGCTCTGGGCCAACAACAGCAACattctggagctcccagacagcTCTCGGGCACTGCTGCTGGGCTGGGTGTCCACGAGGCTGGTGCCCGCGCTCTACGGGCTGACCCTGCTGGTGGGGCTGCCCGCCAACGGCCTGGCGCTGTGGGTGCTGGCCACCCGGGTGCCGCGGCTGCCCTCCACCATGCTGCTGATGAACCTGGCGGTCGCTGACATCCTACTGGCCTTGACGCTGCCGCTGCGCGTTGCCTACCACCTGCAGAACCAGCACTGGCCGTTCGGCGAGACCGCCTGCCGCGCGACCACCGCCGCGCTTTACGGCCACATGTACGGCTCGGTGCTGCTGCTGGCGGCCGTCAGCCTGGACCGCTACCTCGGCGTGGTGCACCCGTTCCGCGCCCTCACCCTGCGAGGCTGGCGCATGGCCGCCGGGCTCTGCGCTGCGGCCTGGCTGGCAGCTGTCGCCCTGGCGCTGCCCCTGGCGCTGCAGCCGCAGACCTTCCGGTTGTCGCACTCGGACCACGTGCTGTGCCACGACGCGCTGCCCGTGGGCGCTCAGGCCTCCTACTGGCGGCCCGCCTTCCTCTGCCTGGCGGTGCTCGGCTGCTTCCTGCCGCTGCTGGTCATGCTGCTGAGCTACGGGGCCACCCTGTGCGCGCTGGCGGCCGGGGGCCCGCGCTACGGGCACGCGCGGGTGCTCACCGCGCTCGTGCTGGCCTCGGCCGTGGCCTTCTTCGTGCCCAGCAACGTCCTGCTGCTGCTGCACTACTCGGACCCGCGCCCCGACGCCTGGGGCGACCTGTACGCTGCCTACGTGCCCAGCCTGGCTCTCAGCACCCTCAACAGCTGCGTGGACCCCTTCATCTACTACTACGTATCTGTGGAGTTCAGGGACAAGGTGCGGGAGGGGCTGCTCTGCGGGGCTCGGGGCGCCTCCACAGCCTCCAGGGAGGGGGTCACCCAGGGCACACGGTCCACCTCGCTCGTGTGACGCCCCCCCAGAAGGCGGGGCAAATAGAGAGGGGGGTTGCAGGGGGTCGAGCGGGGGCTCTCCCTCCCAATTCACGTCTATGGGGAACCTCTGAATGGGAGCTTATCTGGAAATAGGGTCCCTTTGCAGGTGTTATTAAAATTTGGTCACACTGGCGGAGGGGGAGACCCTAAATCCCCTGtgaccagtgtccttataaggagaggccacacatacacacagggaAGGAGGTCATCTGAACCCGAAGGCAGACGGGGGTGACGCAGCCGCAGCCAGGGAACAGGACGACTGCTagcagccaccagaagccagGTGGGCAGCCTGAGACACCCTCCCTCGGAGTCCCCCCAGAGAAgctgcccacaccttgatctcAAGCttatggcctccagaactgtcagagaataaatttgttgttttaagtcacctgttttgtgtgttttggttAGAGCagtgcaaaaaaattaatatgggGGTTAAATGCATATTCCCAGGCCCAGCCTGCTCCCTCGCGTCCGAGGTGGTGTGGAGGCAAGGCTGATGGTCACGTGTACCAGGTGCAGGACGCCTCCCAGGAGAAGGCTCAGCCCCCACTCCCTCATGGCTCAGGTGACGAGGAGGCTGCTTGGCAGTCCTCCTTCCCCAAAGCCCAGGGTCTAGCTCTGGGATGGGCTTCAGAGCTTGGGCATCTCCTGGACAATCACTGTAGAGGCCCTCATTCTGCTCCCCAAGCCCTGGTGTGGCCTGTCATTGGGACACACAGGACTGTCACCTTCTGTCACACTGGCGGCAGGACAGTACCTCTTCCCCTTAACCCAAGGTCTGACTCTTCTTGATGTTAATGTCCCCCACCACCCCAGAACCAGGTGGGTGGGCAACTGGAGAGTGGACGGGTGGCCCTGGTGTGGGGGAGGGCTACAACCCCGCGCCCCCCACCCGGAGCTGTTTACCCTGGGTCTGAGCTGTTCTGAATGCAGGGGAAGGGTACCTACCACATGGGGAAGGGAAGCCACTGACCCCATCCTGGAGAACAGCATGGGGTGCTGTGTCCGGAGTCATGGAGGCATCAACTGtgggagtaagcaggctcccccaaGACAGAGGGGAGTGGGGGCCATTCTTGGGCACCCCATTAGGGCCCATATATATCTGGCTTAGGGAAAAATGAGCCAGTGGGCGGGGAGCCCCAGGACACACGCACGCGCCGGCAAGCCTGGAGAAGTGTAAGATCAGCGCAGTGTGCCCATGTCAATAGCGTGGTTGACCGAGTAGGAGTTTTCCAAGATGTTAccgcggggtggggagggggtgctgggtgAACGGTACTCGGGACCTCTCTGTACCGGCAAAATTTCTTACAAATGCACGGGAGCCTACGATTACGTTGGGGTGCAGGTATTTGAAACTCCTCCCCACTGGCTCCAAAAGGCTCAGCTGGAGACTGGAGAACAGAGGTAATAGGGGGCCTGATGGGAGCTGAGGCTCCCACCCTCcgggctgcccccgcccccaggccaaAGCCTGTCTGTGACTCTGGAAGTGAGCTTTTATTATGGGAGTGGCCTCCACAGGGAACAGGGGGGCTCGTGGGGGTGAGGGAAGCGGGAAGTGGCCGGGGTGGCACACCAGGGACCCACTGGCTGGGCAGTGCCCTCAGGGTTTCTGTGCTGTCCCTGCTGGAGGTCAGAGATGAGCAGCATTGGCAGCAATAAATACCACCGCACAGGGGAGAAGACAGACCATGCCCGTGCGGGACCAGAGACAGGCGTCCCCTGAGGATCACAAAGAGGAATGTGACCACAGCTGAGGGGGAAACCCTCTCAGGTCTGGTTGCAGAGCTGGGCTCCCTCTCCAGGATGCTGGGAGAGGGCAGTCCCCATGTGGGGTGCCAGGAGGTCAGGGTTTCAGGGGGTGAGGCCCTGAGGCTTTCCCTGAGGGCCTGGCACTGTCGGCACCAAACATTGGGGGACCCCTGGGGTGAAATGGGGTGTAGGGACTGTGACCATTAGGGGACAATTCGAGGTCTAGGTCCAGGGGCCAAtcagcccaggtgccccaaagggaGTCCAAGCTTTGCATTTTGGGGAAAGGCGGCTTGTTTCGCTTCGAAGTTGGTGATGAGAGGATGGATGCCATCTATGTCCCTGATTTGGCTAAATGTCATCGTGTCTCTTCCATCAGAAGCCTTTGGCCACAGGTCCTTCTCAGGAACGTCCCCTCTCCTGGAGCGGGAGCTGCTCCGGCCCAAGGAGGGGGTTGCCCAGCCCCAAGTGAGGCTGGGGAGGCGGGGGGATCGAGGCCGACCCTCCTGTTGACAGAGGGCTAGGAGGAGACCCGTCATCCATAGAGGCAGGTCTTTGCGTTCTGGGCATCAGGTTCATTTGGAAGCCAGAGTCACCAGGGATGGAGTCAAGGGAGCTCTCCCATCAGTGGCCCCCTTCTGGGGGTGCCGACAGGGACAGGATGCAGCCAGGTCAAGTCCTCCTGCTCAGAGCGTTAGGAAGAGAAGCCACTCTGACTGgcgagaggaaaagagaaagacaccGTGGGCTGCCAGGCCTGCAGGGCACCGGCATGCCCTTTGCTAAACCCGCCTCCACGTCCGTGGCCCAACCTGGCTGCCTCTGCCCATTGGAACAGGTGTGTCCCCCCTGGAAAGGACCCTCAGGACCCTGGCCACCCCCACCGGGTCACAGTGATGGGACAGCTTGTTCACTTCTGACCCGCACAATGTGGGTGGATAGCACGGGAATGCCAAGTGAGAAAAGCCAATCTCAAGAGGATTCCGTTTACACAGCATTCCCAGAACGACAGACTctctggtggggtggggggagggggagcgcgGCTCTAAAAGGGAAGCTGTTGCGTATCTTGCCTATGGTGGGGGAAAACTCGCTGTGGGGGAAAACTGCAGACTCAGTTGTGACAGCGgggaaataaacaagtaaactgCAAAGTTTAAGGGTGTATATTCTAATCCCCGGAGCTGAATCAAAACGGAATGCTACAAAAGTATTCCGTAAG
The sequence above is a segment of the Meles meles chromosome 20, mMelMel3.1 paternal haplotype, whole genome shotgun sequence genome. Coding sequences within it:
- the F2RL3 gene encoding proteinase-activated receptor 4 isoform X2, whose protein sequence is MWALALLWPMVLGFSLEDDSQNSLTYDEMGSAAEDNDGTLGPFTGPQEETPHSPHLRSFPGQLWANNSNILELPDSSRALLLGWVSTRLVPALYGLTLLVGLPANGLALWVLATRVPRLPSTMLLMNLAVADILLALTLPLRVAYHLQNQHWPFGETACRATTAALYGHMYGSVLLLAAVSLDRYLGVVHPFRALTLRGWRMAAGLCAAAWLAAVALALPLALQPQTFRLSHSDHVLCHDALPVGAQASYWRPAFLCLAVLGCFLPLLVMLLSYGATLCALAAGGPRYGHARVLTALVLASAVAFFVPSNVLLLLHYSDPRPDAWGDLYAAYVPSLALSTLNSCVDPFIYYYVSVEFRDKGRRSSEPEGRRG
- the F2RL3 gene encoding proteinase-activated receptor 4 isoform X1, producing the protein MWALALLWPMVLGFSLEDDSQNSLTYDEMGSAAEDNDGTLGPFTGPQEETPHSPHLRSFPGQLWANNSNILELPDSSRALLLGWVSTRLVPALYGLTLLVGLPANGLALWVLATRVPRLPSTMLLMNLAVADILLALTLPLRVAYHLQNQHWPFGETACRATTAALYGHMYGSVLLLAAVSLDRYLGVVHPFRALTLRGWRMAAGLCAAAWLAAVALALPLALQPQTFRLSHSDHVLCHDALPVGAQASYWRPAFLCLAVLGCFLPLLVMLLSYGATLCALAAGGPRYGHARVLTALVLASAVAFFVPSNVLLLLHYSDPRPDAWGDLYAAYVPSLALSTLNSCVDPFIYYYVSVEFRDKVREGLLCGARGASTASREGVTQGTRSTSLV